One region of Manis pentadactyla isolate mManPen7 chromosome 9, mManPen7.hap1, whole genome shotgun sequence genomic DNA includes:
- the LOC130685018 gene encoding olfactory receptor 1052-like, with the protein MIILIWLNSQLHTPMYFFLSNLSFCDICYSTVYAPKMLVNFLSEQKVITFVGCVLQSFFFAVYVTMEGILLSMMAYDRYVAIANPLLYTVVKTQRICIQMVLASYLAGLINSLIHTVGLLKLDFCGPNIVNHFFCDVPPLLRLSCSDAHNNEMLLLIFSAVIATFTFTVVMASYIRIAAAVQRIRSAAGRCKAFSTCASHLTAVTLFYGSVTFSYIQPSSKYSLEQEKVSAVFYTLVIPMQNPLINSLRNKDVKDAAKRSLGWKTTLI; encoded by the coding sequence ATGATTATTTTGATTTGGTTAAATTCTCAACTGCATACTCCAATGTACTTCTTCCTTAGCAACCTCTCTTTCTGTGATATCTGCTACTCAACTGTATATGCTCCTAAGATGCTGGTCAACTTTTTGTCAGAGCAAAAGGTCATCACATTTGTTGGCTGTGTTCTACAAAGTTTCTTTTTTGCAGTGTATGTAACCATGGAGGGCATCCTCCTGTCTATGATGgcttatgaccgctatgtggcgaTAGCTAATCCCTTGTTGTATACAGTCGTAAAGACCCAGAGGATTTGTATTCAGATGGTGCTGGCATCTTACTTGGCTGGGCTCATTAACTCATTGATACACACAGTAGGTTTGCTCAAACTAGACTTCTGTGGTCCTAACATCGTGAATCATTTTTTCTGTGATGTTCCCCCTCTTCTGAGGCTCTCCTGCTCTGATGCACATAACAACGAGATGCTGCTTTTGATATTTTCCGCAGTCATTGCAACATTCACTTTCACTGTCGTCATGGCCTCTTACATTCGCATCGCTGCTGCCGTCCAGAGAATCCGCTCAGCCGCGGGGAGGTGCAAAGCCTTCTCCACTTGTGCCTCCCACCTGACTGCTGTGACCTTGTTCTACGGGTCTGTGACCTTTAGTTACATCCAGCCAAGTTCTAAGTATTCCCTGGAACAGGAGAAAGTCTCTGCTGTGTTCTATACATTGGTGATCCCCATGCAAAACCCACTGATTAATAGCCTGAGGAATAAGGATGTGAAAGATGCAGCAAAAAGATCACTAGGGTGGAAGACAACCCTTATTTGA